The window TATAATCAAAATTCCAAAAGTAGAGATGGGTTTTGTCACCATATCCCTATTTAAAGTCAGCCACCCACATCGAAACGCAGTACTTTTGCTAAAAATGGGGATATCGGCCTTACGGATAACGTCTGTGCAGTATGAGCCCGGGCCGCTTCTATCAGCGGGAACGCCATTTTTTAATTCAAAAGTCAAAATGATTTGCGGGGTGTAAAAAAACTATTTTGTTATCGCGGTCAGCCTCACTGCCGGCACACACGTATTGCCTGTACCTCGTGTTCCAAGCCTATTGATTGTCACTTCATACCCCCCCCCATTAATTTTTAACAATTACTAAAAGAAATACTTTTCTATCAGTTCCTTTGTAAATAAACCAGCCACAATTGAACATAGGAATTTTTACTTACGGAACACGGGGCGATATACAACCCTATATTGCTTTGGCTTTAGGGCTTATCGACAAAAAACACCAGGTAATTATTGCAGCACCAGGAAATTTTAAGGAATTAGTGGAGGGCTATGGCCTTACTTTTCATCCGCTGTATGGAAATGCCGAAGAAATGATGAATTCGGCGGAGGGCCAAAGCGTACTGAAAACAGAGAATACCATTAAGCTGATGAAGTACTTTTTTAAAGCGCTCCATGGAATAAGGGGGCCTTTACGCAAAAGCTGTATAGAAGGAGTTAACCAGGTAGATTTTATTATAGCCAATGCGGCAACGTTACCCGTTACAAGCGCGATTGCAGAAAAGCAACATAAAAAAATTGCGTTAACCTATTTTATGCCACCGGTTGTACCTACAGCTGAATTTCCTTTAGGCGACTTTGATTTCCTGGATTTCCCATGGTATAATAAGCTGACCTATAAGCTGGCACACTTGTTTTTCTGGAAGTTTGTAAAGACAGAGACCAACGAATTCAGACAAGAATTAGGCCTGCCCATTTTAAAGGAAAACCTTATAGATTATATTGGCAAGCAAAAGCCGCTCGATTTATATTGCCTAAGCCCCAGCCTGATCCCGCAACCTAAAGATTGGGACGATAATCATAAAATAACCGGCTTTTTAACTGTTCCCGAAGAAAAAATACCAGGCCAGTTTAGGGACGAAACCCCGGCCACATTAAATGCCTGGTTACAGCAAGGTGATAAACCCATATACATGGGCTTTGGTAGTAATGGTGTTGGCAATACCGAAAAATTTATAGACATTTTAAACACCATTTTAAATAAAACCAATGAGCGGGTTTTGTTTTGTACAGGCTGGTCGCTTTTTAAAAACTTGCCGTCGCATAAAAACCTGTTCGTAACAAAATATGTAAACCACGGCGCTGTTTTACCAAAATGTAAGGCAGGGGTATTCCACGGTGGCGCAGGTACGTTGGCAGCTATGCTGCGAAACGATTTACCGGTAATAATTATTTCGTTTTACACCGACCAGCCTACCTGGGGCAAAATAGCCGAACGGATGAAATTTGGGGTTCATATCCCTGTTAAAAAGCTCGACGCCAATAAGCTGATTTCTGCGCTATCAAAAATTCAAACAAGTGAAGTAAAAAACAATGCGACAGCTATTGGCAGGGAAATAAGGAATGAAAAGGGACTTGAAAACGCGGTGAATGAAATTGAAAAGTTTTTTAATGACGTAGATACAGGAAATTAAGCCAGTTATGTATAGTTTTATACAGGGCGGGCAGCCTCAGCGGGCTTTTTCAAAGGGGTATTGAAGAGACGGAAATAAAAAACCGCTTCATAATTGTTTATGAAGCGGCCTAATTGATTGTATTGCTAACGATATTCTTAAATATATTAAAAAACGATTAGTTTAGGCCCCAACCGTAACGAACACGAAAAACGCCGGAAGAGTTTACAGTGGTCAGCGTGATGTTGTTGCCGCTTCCACCTCTTTTTTGGATGCTGTAACTATCGTTGTCTCTTAAACCGGGCCAGTAAACGCTGGCGATTCTGTTGTTCCGGAATACATTACTCGATCCTACGATGTAGGCAATCTCATTGTCGGATTGCGAACCATTCTGATAATCTTTACCGCTGCTCATTGTTGCTCCAAATTCGGTAACTACCGTCCTCGAACCATAACTTCCGTATCTGTTTTGCCAGTCGGTTTGCCATGCTGCAGTTGAGTGGGTTGCCCAATAGGCATAATTGTGCAACGAAAGCAGGCAGCTGGTAAAGCGGCTGTCGGCACCAACCCCGGTTACGTTGTCTGAATAGCCTGTGCCGCTTAGCAACACCCTGCCTTTTGCTACGCTCGGATAATTAGCCAGCCACTGCGCATAAATTGCTGTTAAACTGGATAAGCTGTAGCCGTGGGGTTCATTAAACACCTCGAAATAAACGTTGCCATTGCTGCCATATTTATTAACTACGGTTTGCCACATGGACCAAAAATTGGTCATGTTATCTATCAATCCGTCGTTGGCCGATGCGCTATCCCAGCAACATATAATTACTTTCATGCCTTTGTTAAGGGCGGCATCTATAGCACCGGTATAAGCGCTCCACCACGATTGGGATACACTGGGGTAATTTATAGGTATCCTTATTGTATTGACACCTGGCATGTTGGTTTGAAAGCCCGATAATATCGAATTGGCTTTTGCATTAACCGTGCTGTAATTGTCAGAAGAAGTTAAACCAGATGGAATAACCCAGCCATCAACAAAGTTATCGCGGCCATCGGCCCAGTTTACGCCGGCTATAGAAGCAGCCCCTACCGCCATTGTGGTTACCGAACTTGTTGGTTTGGCAGTTGCCAAAGGGTGAGTCGGAGTCAAGTCGGCTGTGTTTTTTGTACAACTACAAAAAATAGAAATGGAACATAAGAAAACTAAGGTTTTTTTCATTTGGTTTTTTGGTTTTTGATTTATAATAAATTGGTTAGCAAGCATATTTTGCATATACCCCGTATAGCCGTCAAAACATAGGCTACAGAATTGGTTAATACGCAATAGTTGATAATCAGGAGCTGGAAACGTTGGTCGGGTTATAATCTTAGGCTAAGTTAGATGGTAATGTGCAATGCGGTGATTGGCATAATCGCCATTGTGAGGGGGTAAACTCAGCATTTACGTGTTTTTTCTGTTCCTCAATTAATTTCATCTCTTCGGCTGCCTCAAGCTTCGGGCCTCAAACATCAGGATTTTTGATTTTCGAACTTAAAGAGATGAAGCTGTACTGATGCTTGATAGTCGCTACTTGATACTAAAAAATTATTGCAACCTTTATGCGATAGCCCGGTCTAATCAGCAAGTGAGTCACCAAAACGAATATCAGCACCCAGATCAGCAACTGGTTTCCCGAGTTTTGGGTGGCGACAGGTATGCTTTTGGTATAATTATTAAAAACACCGAGGGATTGGTGGCGCAGCTTATCTTTAAGATGATACCCGTACCAGCCGACAGGAAAGATATTGCGCAGGACGTTTACCTGAAGGCGTACAAAAACTTGCCTGGTTTTAAATTTCAATGCAAAATATCAACCTGGATAGCACAAATTACTTACAATACCTGCCTGCATTACCTGGAGAAAAAGAAGGTGGTACTGATAGATGCGCAGGATGACGACGATGACGGGCAAGAGCAAACGCTTGAGCGGCTGCAGCAAAAAGATGTTGGACGATACGATAACGAGGTAGAGCGCCTGCTATCGGCAAAGGAGCTGTCGGTTATTTTAAATGCCGAAATGGATAAACTGTCACCGGTTTATAAAACATTGTTATCCCTGTATCACCAGGAAGAAATGAGTTATGCCGAAATAGGCCAGATCGCCAATCTGCCCGAAGGCACCATTAAAAATTACCTGTTCAGGGCCCGCAAGGCCTTAAAACAAAACCTGCTAACCAACTATAAACGCGAAGATTTATGAGTAGTTACCATCCAACAGACAATGAATTACAGCAATACGCCCTGGAAGGCATGGGTTTGGGCGAAGATGTATCCACCCACATACAAGGCTGTGCCGCCTGCAGCGCCAAACTGGCCAATTACCGGCTGCTTACACGGCAAATAAGTGCCCTGCAAAAGCCTGCGTTTGATTTTAACCTTGCCGACCTGGTGCTGCAGCAATTACCGGCCCCAAAGGCAGAATTTCCGTGGATAGCAGCATTGGGCGTAACCCTCACTATGATTTTCCTTATTGCAGTTGCCTTGCTGTTTGGCACTTACCTGCTGCAGCTATTTCAAAACCTGCCTGCGTTGTTTGGCACCATTTTAACAGCAAGCGCGATAGCAATATTTGCCGGCATGCTTAATACCATGATCAAAGAACACCACGACCAGATGAAAAAGCTGGATTTTAATTAACTGCAACATAAACACGGGCTGCCGGTCTCATCCGGTATAACAACAATAAAAAACAACAACATGAAAAAAATAGCCACTATCATATCCCTAATGCCGGCAGGTATTACTGCCAATGCGCAAACAGTATTTGATCCATTTACAAATGAGCAGGCCTTTTTTGAGATGATGCACAGCGTCGTAATCATTATCCTCGTTTTCCTGGCCTCATCATTTGTGCTCACACTCATCAAGCTTTTTTTAGACGACAGGTTAAAACGCCGTATTGTTGAAAAAGGCGTTGCCGAAGGTGTAATTGCCCAGTTACTGCCCGCAAACCAAAAAGGCAAAGAGAATTCGCTTAAATGGTTTGCCATATTAACGGCTATAGCCATCGGCCTTACCGTCATCAGCTTTTACATGCCATCGGGTTTGTATGCCGCCATTGTAATGATATTCAGTATAGCCCTTGGTTTCCTTGGATACTACTTCCTGTTAAAAAAGCTTAGGTAGGAGAGCGAGGAGAGTCAAGAGTTAAGAATCAAGACAGCTGCAAAATTTATAGCACGTTTAAACGTCCGCACCGCGGACATGGGCAAGCTATGCCCATTAATCAATAAATCCATCAATCCTTTAAAAATCACCAACACATGAAATCGTTTTATTATCTACTCATAACCGGCATTATATCCATTACTATTTGCCTGTCCTTTACTATTGCCAATAATGGCAACCGCACTCAGGTTAAAATAACCGAGACATTCAGCCTGTTTAAATTGGAAGCCTCCTACAGTCGCGATCAAACTAAAAAGGTAGAAGCTTTTATCAACCAAACTTTAAAACCAGTAACCGTATTTAAAAACGCAGATGAATTAGATACCCGGGTAACGCTTGGCGATAGCAGCAATTTTTACATCAGGGCGTCTGCCGGTTGGCTATTGGTTAAGGTTGATAAAGACACCAATTCTGCAGTATCCCTGTTGCGCCTCAAAAACCTTTGCGGGCAATTAAGCAAAAATGTAATTAAGTAAGCCTGCACAGGTACCAAACCCTTTAATCTTATTGAAATGAAAAAACTGATCATGGTTATTTTAACCATATGGATAACTATTGCCCCGATTTTTGTAAACGCCCAGATAGCAACCGGTAAAATAACCGGTAAAGTACGGGATGCCGCCCAAAAGCCTGCTGATGGCGCTACCATAACACTACGCGGCGTAAAGGATTCTATAGTGCTTAAATACGAATTGGCAGATGCTGCCGGGAACTTTGTTTTTAACGGACTAAAAACCGGCCTTTACCGGGTGTTTATAACCGCCGCCGGTTATACCCCTTATAAAAGCGATACTATCGCTATCAGCGATAAGCAACCGGCGGTGTCGTTAAAAGAGGTGGTTTTGCAAACAGGTAACATTGCGCTTAAAGAGGTAAGTATCACCGGTAAAAAATCGTATATCGAACATAAGATAGACCGGACGGTGGTAAATGTAGATGCTATCATCAGCAATGCGGGTACTACAGCGCTGGAGGTGTTGGAGAAATCGCCGGGTGTGCTGGTTGATCAGAACGGGACAATCAGCCTTAAGGGGCAGCAAGGCGTTGTCATCTTTATTGATGATAAGCCCAGCTACCTGTCGGGAGCCGCCCTTGCCGATTACCTGCGCAGCCTGCCATCATCAAGCCTGCAACAAATAGAAATTATGACCAACCCGCCGGCCAAATATGATGCGGCAGGTAATGCGGGCGTTATCAATATCAAAACAAAAAAAACGCAGGTTAGGGGCTTTAACCTGGGGCTTAGTTTAAGCATTGGGCAGTCCCGGTATACCCGTACCAACAACAGCTTTAATTTCAATTATCGAAAAAATAAGCTCAACTTGTTTGGCAACCTGGCTTACACTGTGCGTAACAGTTATGCCGATGTTGCCATTTTTCGCCGGTACAAAAATACCGATGGCCAAACTACCGGTATTTTTAACCAGGATACCTATAACCGCCGCCGGGGGCATGGCGGTAAGGTTACCATTGGTGCCGATTATGATGCATCGCCAAATACAACCTTTGGCATAGCGCTCACCGGTTTGGCCCGCTATCCGTATTTGCTAAGTACAGGCACGGGCAACCTGTTAAATGCGGCAGGGCAGCTCGACTCAAGCGTGATTTCAAAAAACACCGAAAAGGGCAGCTTTAAAAATACAGCCCTGAACCTGAATTACCGGCACGAGTTTAAGAAAGACGGCCCGGATTTTACCGCCAACCTTGATTACCTGCATTATGCCACTACCAACCAGCAGGATTTTGACAGCCACACCTTTTTGCCCGGCGGGGCATTAATAGACCAAAGCAGTTTAAACGGCAACCTGCCGTCAAATATTAAAATACTATCTGGCAAGGCCGATTACGGGCATCCGCTGGGCGGCGGCATAAAACTGGAAGCCGGGGTAAAAACAAGCTATACCCAAACAGATAACGTGGCCGGTTATTTTAATACTCTAAACGGCAATACCACGCCCGATTATGATAAAACAAACCACTTTAATTATAAGGAGAATATTAATGCCGCATACCTTAACCTCAACAAGGAATTTAAAAGGCTGAGCATCCAGGCTGGTTTACGATTGGAGAATACCAGCTCGAAAGGACATCAGCTGGGCAACGTTATAAAACCCGATTCGGCCTTTAACCGTAATTATGCCAACCTGTTCCCAACCTTATTTGTGCAATATAAACTGGATAGCCTGGCCGATAACCAAATTCAGCTGAACTACGGCCGCCGTATTGACAGGCCGTATTACCAGGACCTGAACCCCTTTGTTTCTCCCCTGGATAAATTTACTTATTACATAGGGAACCCTTACCTGCAGCCATCGTTCGCCAATAAAATTGAGCTGGCCTATATTTTCAAAAACCATATTACCGGTACGCTCAGTTACAGCGACACAAAAAACGATACGGATGAAACTATCCAGATAGTAAACGGTATTTACTACAGCCGCCCCGGCAACATCGGCCATAAAACGGTAAGCAGCTTTTCTGTCGATGCCGACTTTGAGCCGGCAAAATGGCTTACTGTACAGGTAAATGGCGAGGTTACCCGCGTACACTCGCGCAGTAATTTTTACACCGGCTTATTGGATACCAAAGGCACGTTTGTATACGGGCAAGGCATTTTGCAGTTTAAGCTTAAAAAAGGTTTTAACCTGCAGGTTGATGGCAATTACCAAAGCAGTATTACCAGTGCCCAGTTTGTTACCGGTAGTAAGGGGGCTTTAAATGCAGCGGTATCAAAAAGTCTATCGCCCAAAGTAACGGTTAAATTGAGCGTGAACGATATTTTGTATACCAACATCAACCGGGGCACTATCAATAACCTGTACCTTACCGATGCCAGCTACACCAACCACGGCGACACCCGGTCGGCCCTGCTAACGCTCAGTTTCCGTTTCGGCAAAGCCGTAGCCGGCCAGCGCAAAAAAGAACAAACCGGCGCGGATACCGAGCAGGGGAGGGTGAAGAATTAGAAGGCATACGCTACCTGTAGAATCGACCGCGAGGCTTTCTGTTCATACTGCACCGACCTTAGCCCAATGTCATTAAGGTAGGGAATTAAGGTCGATTTAATATCGAATACCGAATATCCAATTTCGAATAATGAAGGAAAAACTTCGGTGTTGGATATTGGATATTCGGTGTTCAGTATTATTTGTCCCTTCTGTCCGCACCTTTATACGGTTGCCATGTCAAACGGTAATTTGCGGATGCGTTTGCCTGTCAAATCAAAAATAGCTTCTGTTAGGGCTGGTGCAAATGGCGGTAGTCCCGGCTCGCCAACACCACCGGCATTGGCATCATTTTCCATAATGTGCACCTCAACCAAAGGCATATCGTTAATTCTGGGCATTAAATAGTTATAAAAATTCCGTTGCTCTACCAACCCATCTTTAAAGGTAATTTCATGTGTAGTAGCAGCGCCAAGCGCCATAACAATGGCACCCTCTACCTGTGCATGAACAATATCCGGATTTACGTACCAGCCGCAGTCTACAACAGCCCACACCTTATCAATTTTTACCTTTTCACCGTTCTTTTTCGATACCTTAACAATCTGGCCAACGGTGGTTCCAAAGCATTCGGTAATGGCAACCCCAAATCCGTCGCCTTTGTTTTTCAGCTTCCAGCCCGAAACCTGTTCCATTTTATCTATTAGCTTTTGTTCCCGTTCTTCGTTTAAATAGCCTCGTCTAAAATCAAGCGGGTCTTTACCGGCAAGGTGCGCCATTTCGTTCAGGAAACTTTCGTAAGCAAAGCCATTGGTTGATGCATATACTGATCGCCACCAGATATTGGGGATAGGTGTTTCAAACGGCACATCGGCGAAGCTAATGTCTTTTATGCTTTTATAGTATGGGGCCAGGAAGCCTTCGGTAGTGCTGCGGTTGGCCCTGTCTTTAGGGCCTCCTTGCCAGTGAGCCGTGTTTTGCCCGGCCATCCGGAACTTTAAAGCGCTTAATTGCCCGTTGCTGATGGCGCCCTGGCAACGGTATGAGATGCCGGCCCGGTAGGGAC is drawn from Mucilaginibacter ginsenosidivorax and contains these coding sequences:
- a CDS encoding glycosyltransferase; translated protein: MNIGIFTYGTRGDIQPYIALALGLIDKKHQVIIAAPGNFKELVEGYGLTFHPLYGNAEEMMNSAEGQSVLKTENTIKLMKYFFKALHGIRGPLRKSCIEGVNQVDFIIANAATLPVTSAIAEKQHKKIALTYFMPPVVPTAEFPLGDFDFLDFPWYNKLTYKLAHLFFWKFVKTETNEFRQELGLPILKENLIDYIGKQKPLDLYCLSPSLIPQPKDWDDNHKITGFLTVPEEKIPGQFRDETPATLNAWLQQGDKPIYMGFGSNGVGNTEKFIDILNTILNKTNERVLFCTGWSLFKNLPSHKNLFVTKYVNHGAVLPKCKAGVFHGGAGTLAAMLRNDLPVIIISFYTDQPTWGKIAERMKFGVHIPVKKLDANKLISALSKIQTSEVKNNATAIGREIRNEKGLENAVNEIEKFFNDVDTGN
- a CDS encoding cellulase family glycosylhydrolase → MTPTHPLATAKPTSSVTTMAVGAASIAGVNWADGRDNFVDGWVIPSGLTSSDNYSTVNAKANSILSGFQTNMPGVNTIRIPINYPSVSQSWWSAYTGAIDAALNKGMKVIICCWDSASANDGLIDNMTNFWSMWQTVVNKYGSNGNVYFEVFNEPHGYSLSSLTAIYAQWLANYPSVAKGRVLLSGTGYSDNVTGVGADSRFTSCLLSLHNYAYWATHSTAAWQTDWQNRYGSYGSRTVVTEFGATMSSGKDYQNGSQSDNEIAYIVGSSNVFRNNRIASVYWPGLRDNDSYSIQKRGGSGNNITLTTVNSSGVFRVRYGWGLN
- a CDS encoding RNA polymerase sigma factor, with product MSHQNEYQHPDQQLVSRVLGGDRYAFGIIIKNTEGLVAQLIFKMIPVPADRKDIAQDVYLKAYKNLPGFKFQCKISTWIAQITYNTCLHYLEKKKVVLIDAQDDDDDGQEQTLERLQQKDVGRYDNEVERLLSAKELSVILNAEMDKLSPVYKTLLSLYHQEEMSYAEIGQIANLPEGTIKNYLFRARKALKQNLLTNYKREDL
- a CDS encoding TonB-dependent receptor, with amino-acid sequence MKKLIMVILTIWITIAPIFVNAQIATGKITGKVRDAAQKPADGATITLRGVKDSIVLKYELADAAGNFVFNGLKTGLYRVFITAAGYTPYKSDTIAISDKQPAVSLKEVVLQTGNIALKEVSITGKKSYIEHKIDRTVVNVDAIISNAGTTALEVLEKSPGVLVDQNGTISLKGQQGVVIFIDDKPSYLSGAALADYLRSLPSSSLQQIEIMTNPPAKYDAAGNAGVINIKTKKTQVRGFNLGLSLSIGQSRYTRTNNSFNFNYRKNKLNLFGNLAYTVRNSYADVAIFRRYKNTDGQTTGIFNQDTYNRRRGHGGKVTIGADYDASPNTTFGIALTGLARYPYLLSTGTGNLLNAAGQLDSSVISKNTEKGSFKNTALNLNYRHEFKKDGPDFTANLDYLHYATTNQQDFDSHTFLPGGALIDQSSLNGNLPSNIKILSGKADYGHPLGGGIKLEAGVKTSYTQTDNVAGYFNTLNGNTTPDYDKTNHFNYKENINAAYLNLNKEFKRLSIQAGLRLENTSSKGHQLGNVIKPDSAFNRNYANLFPTLFVQYKLDSLADNQIQLNYGRRIDRPYYQDLNPFVSPLDKFTYYIGNPYLQPSFANKIELAYIFKNHITGTLSYSDTKNDTDETIQIVNGIYYSRPGNIGHKTVSSFSVDADFEPAKWLTVQVNGEVTRVHSRSNFYTGLLDTKGTFVYGQGILQFKLKKGFNLQVDGNYQSSITSAQFVTGSKGALNAAVSKSLSPKVTVKLSVNDILYTNINRGTINNLYLTDASYTNHGDTRSALLTLSFRFGKAVAGQRKKEQTGADTEQGRVKN